Proteins from one Gasterosteus aculeatus chromosome 11, fGasAcu3.hap1.1, whole genome shotgun sequence genomic window:
- the LOC120827489 gene encoding serine/threonine-protein kinase N1 isoform X2 codes for MGAAISAATCRHHGGSTESHSCSSDPGGLSVLQQLGLDQNSDFSDSSVQQCLDEHRERIRREIRKELKIKEGAENLRRATTDKRNAQQVDSQLRSSNRKLESLQTQLQELDAHIVVKGPDESKDDHQSPGAPNRVSANQQRIAALDRQLNIELKVKQGAENMIPIYANGGTKDKKLLQTAQQMLQDSKTKIDIIRMQIRKAMQATEQSEDSQSKPDMCGMELRMEELWHHYRVEHAMAEGAKNMLRLLGAGKVQDKKAMAEAQCGLSGASQRLDLLRCSLEQRLQELPEDHPKACLIKEELVLATSSAFSSRHSTPYVHNQYSTMSKPSPLTGTLQVHLLGCVGLLEVVPGRSRGTPLVLPSYSVGDGRSSFKLSGLYSRSTSSMSLKIPGKNEELSSEVSAVLKLENTVVGQTVWKTVGEQTWDQTFIVELERSREMEIAVYWRDFRSLCALKYLKLEEFLDNQRHQVQLELEPQGLLLAEVIFFNPVIERGRKLQRQKKVFSKQHGKAFVRARQMNVDIATWVRLLRNAIPTGSNVPAYTASFTGNMPSAGEMSVEKLNLGSDSPPKAEIRRDEVDAAAPLEQTPVIEAPSTPDVPVHEQQQQPTRSLSMNSSSRPSRGPLCLQDFKLIAVLGRGHFGKVLLSEYKRRGSLYAIKALKKGDIVARDEVESLMCEKRIFETVNGSHHPFLVNLFACFQTPEHVCFVMEYTAGGDLMMHIHADVFSEPRAVFYSACVVLGLQFLHDHKIVYRDLKLDNLLLDTDGFVKIADFGLCKEGMGYGDRTSTFCGTPEFLAPEVLTDTSYTRAVDWWGLGVLVYEMLVGESPFPGDDEEEVFDSIVNDEVRYPRFLSTEAIGIMRRLLRRNPERRLGSGEKDAEDVKKQPFFRDVDWEDLLQRKVPPPFVPTIVGKEDVSNFDVEFTAEAPALTPPRERRTLSRKEQDHFKDFDYVSDLC; via the exons ATGGGGGCGGCTATCTCTGCAGCCACCTGTCGACATCACGGAGGGAGCACGGAGAGCCACAGCTGCTCG AGCGACCCGGGCGGGCTGTCTGTGCTCCAGCAGCTCGGTCTGGACCAGAACTCCGACTTCTCCGACTCCAGCGTGCAGCAGTGCCTGGACGAGCACCGCGAGAGGATCCGCAGGGAGATCCGCAAGGAGCTGAAGATCAAGGAGGGCGCGGAGAATCTGCGCCGCGCCACCACCGACAAGCGGAATGCCCAGCAGGTGGACTCGCAGCTTCGCAGCTCCAACCGCAAGCTGGAGTCCCTCCAGAcgcagctgcaggagctggacgCACACATTGTGGTCAAGGGCCCCGATGAAAGCAAAG ATGACCACCAGTCCCCGGGGGCCCCCAATCGGGTGTCGGCCAACCAGCAACGCATCGCGGCTTTGGACCGGCAGCTAAACATCGAGCTGAAGGTCAAACAGGGAGCAGAGAACATGATTCCGATCTATGCCAATGGCGGTACCAAG GACAAGAAGCTGCTCCAGACGGCTCAGCAGATGCTGCAGGACAGCAAGACGAAGATCGACATCATCCGCATGCAGATCCGCAAGGCCATGCAGGCCACGGAGCAGTCTGAGGACAGCCAAA GTAAGCCGGACATGTGTGGGATGGAGCTGCGCATGGAAGAGTTGTGGCACCACTACCGCGTGGAGCACGCCATGGCCGAGGGCGCCAAGAACATGCTGCGACTGCTCGGCGCGGGGAAGGTCCAGGACAAGAAGGCCATGGCGGAG GCCCAGTGTGGTTTGAGCGGGGCGTCCCAGCGCCTGGACCTGCTCCGGTGTTCTCTGGagcagaggctgcaggagctgcCCGAGGACCATCCCAAGGCTTGCCTCATCAAGGAGGAACTGGTGCTGGCCACCTCCTCGGCTTTCAGCTCCCGCCACAGCACGCCGTACGTCCACAACCAGTACAGCACCATGAGCAAACCCTCGCCTCTCACAG GTACTCTTCAGGTGCATCTTCTCGGCTGCGTGGGGCTGCTGGAGGTCGTCCCAGGGCGGAGCAGAGGGACTCCGCTGGTTCTGCCCTCTTACTCCGTGGGAGACGGACGCTCCTCCTTCAAACTGAGTGGCCTCTACAGCcgcagcaccagcagcatgAGCCTGAAGATCCCCGGCAAAAACGAGGAGCTCTCCT CGGAGGTCAGCGCGGTGCTGAAGCTGGAGAACACCGTGGTCGGTCAGACGGTGTGGAAGACGGTTGGAGAGCAGACCTGGGACCAGACCTTCATCGTGGAGCTCGAGAGA TCCAGGGAGATGGAGATAGCCGTGTACTGGAGAGATTTCCGCTCCCTGTGCGCACTGAAGTACCTCAAGCTGGAGGAGTTCCTGGACAACCAAAGACACCAAGTCCAGCTGGAACTGGAGCCGCAGGGGCTGCTGCTGGCTGAg GTGATTTTCTTCAACCCTGTGATAGAGAGAGGCAGAAAGCTCCAGAGGCAGAAGAAAGTCTTCTCCAAACAGCACG GTAAAGCCTTTGTGCGCGCTCGCCAGATGAACGTGGACATCGCCACTTGGGTCCGCCTGCTGAGGAACGCCATCCCCACTGGAAGCAACGTGCCCGCCTACACAGCCAGTTTCACCGGCAACATGCCGAGCGCAGG agaaatgTCAGTGGAGAAGCTGAATCTGGGCAGCGACTCACCTCCCAAAGCTGAAATCCGGAGAGATGAGGTGGACGCGGCCGCTCCCTTG GAACAGACGCCTGTCATTGAGGCCCCGTCCACGCCGGATGTCCCTGtgcacgagcagcagcagcagccgaccAGATCGCTGTCCATGAACTCCTCCAGCAG ACCAAGCAGAGGCCCCCTGTGCCTGCAGGACTTCAAACTGATAGCTGTGCTCGGCCGGGGCCACTTTGGGAAG GTGTTGCTGTCAGAGTACAAGAGGAGAGGCAGCCTGTACGCCATCAAAGCCCTGAAGAAGGGAGACATCGTGGCGAGGGACGAAGTGGAAAG TCTGATGTGCGAGAAGCGGATCTTTGAGACCGTCAACGGCTCGCACCACCCCTTCCTGGTCAACCTGTTTGCATGTTTCCAGACGCCGGAGCATGTGTGCTTTGTCATGGAGTACACGGCAGGAGGGGACCTTATGATGCACATACATGCCGACGTCTTTTCTGAGCCACGTGCTGT GTTCTACTCGGCTTGCGTGGTCTTGGGTCTGCAGTTCCTTCATGACCATAAGATTGTGTATCG GGATCTGAAATTGGACAATCTGCTGCTGGACACGGACGGTTTTGTCAAGATAGCAGACTTTGGGCTCTGTAAAGAAG GCATGGGTTATGGGGACAGGACGAGCACATTCTGTGGGACTCCTGAGTTTCTGGCCCCGGAGGTGCTGACGGACACGTCGTACACCAGAGCAGTGGACTGGTGGGGGCTCGGGGTGCTCGTCTACGAGATGTTGGTCGGGGAG TCTCCGTTCCCAGGCGACGATGAGGAAGAGGTTTTTGACAGCATTGTGAACGACGAAGTGCGCTACCCCCGCTTCCTCTCCACCGAAGCCATCGGCATCATGAGACGG CTGCTGAGGAGGAATCCAGAAAGACGTCTGGGCTCTGGAGAAAAGGATGCCGAAGACGTGAAAAAACAACCGTTCTTCAGG GATGTGGACTGGGAGGACCTCCTTCAGAGGAAGGTCCCGCCCCCGTTCGTCCCGACCATCGTAGGGAAAGAGGACGTCAGCAACTTCGACGTGGAGTTCACGGCCGAGGCGCCTGCCCTCACGCCGCCCCGCGAGCGCCGCACCCTCTCCCGCAAGGAACAGGACCACTTCAAGGATTTTGACTACGTCTCCGACCTCTGctag
- the LOC120827489 gene encoding serine/threonine-protein kinase N2 isoform X3, which produces MANNNELQSDPGGLSVLQQLGLDQNSDFSDSSVQQCLDEHRERIRREIRKELKIKEGAENLRRATTDKRNAQQVDSQLRSSNRKLESLQTQLQELDAHIVVKGPDESKDDHQSPGAPNRVSANQQRIAALDRQLNIELKVKQGAENMIPIYANGGTKDKKLLQTAQQMLQDSKTKIDIIRMQIRKAMQATEQSEDSQSKPDMCGMELRMEELWHHYRVEHAMAEGAKNMLRLLGAGKVQDKKAMAEAQCGLSGASQRLDLLRCSLEQRLQELPEDHPKACLIKEELVLATSSAFSSRHSTPYVHNQYSTMSKPSPLTGTLQVHLLGCVGLLEVVPGRSRGTPLVLPSYSVGDGRSSFKLSGLYSRSTSSMSLKIPGKNEELSSEVSAVLKLENTVVGQTVWKTVGEQTWDQTFIVELERSREMEIAVYWRDFRSLCALKYLKLEEFLDNQRHQVQLELEPQGLLLAEVIFFNPVIERGRKLQRQKKVFSKQHGKAFVRARQMNVDIATWVRLLRNAIPTGSNVPAYTASFTGNMPSAGEMSVEKLNLGSDSPPKAEIRRDEVDAAAPLEQTPVIEAPSTPDVPVHEQQQQPTRSLSMNSSSRPSRGPLCLQDFKLIAVLGRGHFGKVLLSEYKRRGSLYAIKALKKGDIVARDEVESLMCEKRIFETVNGSHHPFLVNLFACFQTPEHVCFVMEYTAGGDLMMHIHADVFSEPRAVFYSACVVLGLQFLHDHKIVYRDLKLDNLLLDTDGFVKIADFGLCKEGMGYGDRTSTFCGTPEFLAPEVLTDTSYTRAVDWWGLGVLVYEMLVGESPFPGDDEEEVFDSIVNDEVRYPRFLSTEAIGIMRRLLRRNPERRLGSGEKDAEDVKKQPFFRDVDWEDLLQRKVPPPFVPTIVGKEDVSNFDVEFTAEAPALTPPRERRTLSRKEQDHFKDFDYVSDLC; this is translated from the exons AGCGACCCGGGCGGGCTGTCTGTGCTCCAGCAGCTCGGTCTGGACCAGAACTCCGACTTCTCCGACTCCAGCGTGCAGCAGTGCCTGGACGAGCACCGCGAGAGGATCCGCAGGGAGATCCGCAAGGAGCTGAAGATCAAGGAGGGCGCGGAGAATCTGCGCCGCGCCACCACCGACAAGCGGAATGCCCAGCAGGTGGACTCGCAGCTTCGCAGCTCCAACCGCAAGCTGGAGTCCCTCCAGAcgcagctgcaggagctggacgCACACATTGTGGTCAAGGGCCCCGATGAAAGCAAAG ATGACCACCAGTCCCCGGGGGCCCCCAATCGGGTGTCGGCCAACCAGCAACGCATCGCGGCTTTGGACCGGCAGCTAAACATCGAGCTGAAGGTCAAACAGGGAGCAGAGAACATGATTCCGATCTATGCCAATGGCGGTACCAAG GACAAGAAGCTGCTCCAGACGGCTCAGCAGATGCTGCAGGACAGCAAGACGAAGATCGACATCATCCGCATGCAGATCCGCAAGGCCATGCAGGCCACGGAGCAGTCTGAGGACAGCCAAA GTAAGCCGGACATGTGTGGGATGGAGCTGCGCATGGAAGAGTTGTGGCACCACTACCGCGTGGAGCACGCCATGGCCGAGGGCGCCAAGAACATGCTGCGACTGCTCGGCGCGGGGAAGGTCCAGGACAAGAAGGCCATGGCGGAG GCCCAGTGTGGTTTGAGCGGGGCGTCCCAGCGCCTGGACCTGCTCCGGTGTTCTCTGGagcagaggctgcaggagctgcCCGAGGACCATCCCAAGGCTTGCCTCATCAAGGAGGAACTGGTGCTGGCCACCTCCTCGGCTTTCAGCTCCCGCCACAGCACGCCGTACGTCCACAACCAGTACAGCACCATGAGCAAACCCTCGCCTCTCACAG GTACTCTTCAGGTGCATCTTCTCGGCTGCGTGGGGCTGCTGGAGGTCGTCCCAGGGCGGAGCAGAGGGACTCCGCTGGTTCTGCCCTCTTACTCCGTGGGAGACGGACGCTCCTCCTTCAAACTGAGTGGCCTCTACAGCcgcagcaccagcagcatgAGCCTGAAGATCCCCGGCAAAAACGAGGAGCTCTCCT CGGAGGTCAGCGCGGTGCTGAAGCTGGAGAACACCGTGGTCGGTCAGACGGTGTGGAAGACGGTTGGAGAGCAGACCTGGGACCAGACCTTCATCGTGGAGCTCGAGAGA TCCAGGGAGATGGAGATAGCCGTGTACTGGAGAGATTTCCGCTCCCTGTGCGCACTGAAGTACCTCAAGCTGGAGGAGTTCCTGGACAACCAAAGACACCAAGTCCAGCTGGAACTGGAGCCGCAGGGGCTGCTGCTGGCTGAg GTGATTTTCTTCAACCCTGTGATAGAGAGAGGCAGAAAGCTCCAGAGGCAGAAGAAAGTCTTCTCCAAACAGCACG GTAAAGCCTTTGTGCGCGCTCGCCAGATGAACGTGGACATCGCCACTTGGGTCCGCCTGCTGAGGAACGCCATCCCCACTGGAAGCAACGTGCCCGCCTACACAGCCAGTTTCACCGGCAACATGCCGAGCGCAGG agaaatgTCAGTGGAGAAGCTGAATCTGGGCAGCGACTCACCTCCCAAAGCTGAAATCCGGAGAGATGAGGTGGACGCGGCCGCTCCCTTG GAACAGACGCCTGTCATTGAGGCCCCGTCCACGCCGGATGTCCCTGtgcacgagcagcagcagcagccgaccAGATCGCTGTCCATGAACTCCTCCAGCAG ACCAAGCAGAGGCCCCCTGTGCCTGCAGGACTTCAAACTGATAGCTGTGCTCGGCCGGGGCCACTTTGGGAAG GTGTTGCTGTCAGAGTACAAGAGGAGAGGCAGCCTGTACGCCATCAAAGCCCTGAAGAAGGGAGACATCGTGGCGAGGGACGAAGTGGAAAG TCTGATGTGCGAGAAGCGGATCTTTGAGACCGTCAACGGCTCGCACCACCCCTTCCTGGTCAACCTGTTTGCATGTTTCCAGACGCCGGAGCATGTGTGCTTTGTCATGGAGTACACGGCAGGAGGGGACCTTATGATGCACATACATGCCGACGTCTTTTCTGAGCCACGTGCTGT GTTCTACTCGGCTTGCGTGGTCTTGGGTCTGCAGTTCCTTCATGACCATAAGATTGTGTATCG GGATCTGAAATTGGACAATCTGCTGCTGGACACGGACGGTTTTGTCAAGATAGCAGACTTTGGGCTCTGTAAAGAAG GCATGGGTTATGGGGACAGGACGAGCACATTCTGTGGGACTCCTGAGTTTCTGGCCCCGGAGGTGCTGACGGACACGTCGTACACCAGAGCAGTGGACTGGTGGGGGCTCGGGGTGCTCGTCTACGAGATGTTGGTCGGGGAG TCTCCGTTCCCAGGCGACGATGAGGAAGAGGTTTTTGACAGCATTGTGAACGACGAAGTGCGCTACCCCCGCTTCCTCTCCACCGAAGCCATCGGCATCATGAGACGG CTGCTGAGGAGGAATCCAGAAAGACGTCTGGGCTCTGGAGAAAAGGATGCCGAAGACGTGAAAAAACAACCGTTCTTCAGG GATGTGGACTGGGAGGACCTCCTTCAGAGGAAGGTCCCGCCCCCGTTCGTCCCGACCATCGTAGGGAAAGAGGACGTCAGCAACTTCGACGTGGAGTTCACGGCCGAGGCGCCTGCCCTCACGCCGCCCCGCGAGCGCCGCACCCTCTCCCGCAAGGAACAGGACCACTTCAAGGATTTTGACTACGTCTCCGACCTCTGctag
- the LOC120827489 gene encoding serine/threonine-protein kinase N1 isoform X1, giving the protein MASEDAVLEDLQGDRPVDSPAHAEQSDTESSSDPGGLSVLQQLGLDQNSDFSDSSVQQCLDEHRERIRREIRKELKIKEGAENLRRATTDKRNAQQVDSQLRSSNRKLESLQTQLQELDAHIVVKGPDESKDDHQSPGAPNRVSANQQRIAALDRQLNIELKVKQGAENMIPIYANGGTKDKKLLQTAQQMLQDSKTKIDIIRMQIRKAMQATEQSEDSQSKPDMCGMELRMEELWHHYRVEHAMAEGAKNMLRLLGAGKVQDKKAMAEAQCGLSGASQRLDLLRCSLEQRLQELPEDHPKACLIKEELVLATSSAFSSRHSTPYVHNQYSTMSKPSPLTGTLQVHLLGCVGLLEVVPGRSRGTPLVLPSYSVGDGRSSFKLSGLYSRSTSSMSLKIPGKNEELSSEVSAVLKLENTVVGQTVWKTVGEQTWDQTFIVELERSREMEIAVYWRDFRSLCALKYLKLEEFLDNQRHQVQLELEPQGLLLAEVIFFNPVIERGRKLQRQKKVFSKQHGKAFVRARQMNVDIATWVRLLRNAIPTGSNVPAYTASFTGNMPSAGEMSVEKLNLGSDSPPKAEIRRDEVDAAAPLEQTPVIEAPSTPDVPVHEQQQQPTRSLSMNSSSRPSRGPLCLQDFKLIAVLGRGHFGKVLLSEYKRRGSLYAIKALKKGDIVARDEVESLMCEKRIFETVNGSHHPFLVNLFACFQTPEHVCFVMEYTAGGDLMMHIHADVFSEPRAVFYSACVVLGLQFLHDHKIVYRDLKLDNLLLDTDGFVKIADFGLCKEGMGYGDRTSTFCGTPEFLAPEVLTDTSYTRAVDWWGLGVLVYEMLVGESPFPGDDEEEVFDSIVNDEVRYPRFLSTEAIGIMRRLLRRNPERRLGSGEKDAEDVKKQPFFRDVDWEDLLQRKVPPPFVPTIVGKEDVSNFDVEFTAEAPALTPPRERRTLSRKEQDHFKDFDYVSDLC; this is encoded by the exons ATGGCCAGCGAGGACGCAGtgctggaggacctgcaggGGGACCGACCTGTTGACTCCCCGGCACACGCTGAGCAGAGTGACACAGAGTCTTCG AGCGACCCGGGCGGGCTGTCTGTGCTCCAGCAGCTCGGTCTGGACCAGAACTCCGACTTCTCCGACTCCAGCGTGCAGCAGTGCCTGGACGAGCACCGCGAGAGGATCCGCAGGGAGATCCGCAAGGAGCTGAAGATCAAGGAGGGCGCGGAGAATCTGCGCCGCGCCACCACCGACAAGCGGAATGCCCAGCAGGTGGACTCGCAGCTTCGCAGCTCCAACCGCAAGCTGGAGTCCCTCCAGAcgcagctgcaggagctggacgCACACATTGTGGTCAAGGGCCCCGATGAAAGCAAAG ATGACCACCAGTCCCCGGGGGCCCCCAATCGGGTGTCGGCCAACCAGCAACGCATCGCGGCTTTGGACCGGCAGCTAAACATCGAGCTGAAGGTCAAACAGGGAGCAGAGAACATGATTCCGATCTATGCCAATGGCGGTACCAAG GACAAGAAGCTGCTCCAGACGGCTCAGCAGATGCTGCAGGACAGCAAGACGAAGATCGACATCATCCGCATGCAGATCCGCAAGGCCATGCAGGCCACGGAGCAGTCTGAGGACAGCCAAA GTAAGCCGGACATGTGTGGGATGGAGCTGCGCATGGAAGAGTTGTGGCACCACTACCGCGTGGAGCACGCCATGGCCGAGGGCGCCAAGAACATGCTGCGACTGCTCGGCGCGGGGAAGGTCCAGGACAAGAAGGCCATGGCGGAG GCCCAGTGTGGTTTGAGCGGGGCGTCCCAGCGCCTGGACCTGCTCCGGTGTTCTCTGGagcagaggctgcaggagctgcCCGAGGACCATCCCAAGGCTTGCCTCATCAAGGAGGAACTGGTGCTGGCCACCTCCTCGGCTTTCAGCTCCCGCCACAGCACGCCGTACGTCCACAACCAGTACAGCACCATGAGCAAACCCTCGCCTCTCACAG GTACTCTTCAGGTGCATCTTCTCGGCTGCGTGGGGCTGCTGGAGGTCGTCCCAGGGCGGAGCAGAGGGACTCCGCTGGTTCTGCCCTCTTACTCCGTGGGAGACGGACGCTCCTCCTTCAAACTGAGTGGCCTCTACAGCcgcagcaccagcagcatgAGCCTGAAGATCCCCGGCAAAAACGAGGAGCTCTCCT CGGAGGTCAGCGCGGTGCTGAAGCTGGAGAACACCGTGGTCGGTCAGACGGTGTGGAAGACGGTTGGAGAGCAGACCTGGGACCAGACCTTCATCGTGGAGCTCGAGAGA TCCAGGGAGATGGAGATAGCCGTGTACTGGAGAGATTTCCGCTCCCTGTGCGCACTGAAGTACCTCAAGCTGGAGGAGTTCCTGGACAACCAAAGACACCAAGTCCAGCTGGAACTGGAGCCGCAGGGGCTGCTGCTGGCTGAg GTGATTTTCTTCAACCCTGTGATAGAGAGAGGCAGAAAGCTCCAGAGGCAGAAGAAAGTCTTCTCCAAACAGCACG GTAAAGCCTTTGTGCGCGCTCGCCAGATGAACGTGGACATCGCCACTTGGGTCCGCCTGCTGAGGAACGCCATCCCCACTGGAAGCAACGTGCCCGCCTACACAGCCAGTTTCACCGGCAACATGCCGAGCGCAGG agaaatgTCAGTGGAGAAGCTGAATCTGGGCAGCGACTCACCTCCCAAAGCTGAAATCCGGAGAGATGAGGTGGACGCGGCCGCTCCCTTG GAACAGACGCCTGTCATTGAGGCCCCGTCCACGCCGGATGTCCCTGtgcacgagcagcagcagcagccgaccAGATCGCTGTCCATGAACTCCTCCAGCAG ACCAAGCAGAGGCCCCCTGTGCCTGCAGGACTTCAAACTGATAGCTGTGCTCGGCCGGGGCCACTTTGGGAAG GTGTTGCTGTCAGAGTACAAGAGGAGAGGCAGCCTGTACGCCATCAAAGCCCTGAAGAAGGGAGACATCGTGGCGAGGGACGAAGTGGAAAG TCTGATGTGCGAGAAGCGGATCTTTGAGACCGTCAACGGCTCGCACCACCCCTTCCTGGTCAACCTGTTTGCATGTTTCCAGACGCCGGAGCATGTGTGCTTTGTCATGGAGTACACGGCAGGAGGGGACCTTATGATGCACATACATGCCGACGTCTTTTCTGAGCCACGTGCTGT GTTCTACTCGGCTTGCGTGGTCTTGGGTCTGCAGTTCCTTCATGACCATAAGATTGTGTATCG GGATCTGAAATTGGACAATCTGCTGCTGGACACGGACGGTTTTGTCAAGATAGCAGACTTTGGGCTCTGTAAAGAAG GCATGGGTTATGGGGACAGGACGAGCACATTCTGTGGGACTCCTGAGTTTCTGGCCCCGGAGGTGCTGACGGACACGTCGTACACCAGAGCAGTGGACTGGTGGGGGCTCGGGGTGCTCGTCTACGAGATGTTGGTCGGGGAG TCTCCGTTCCCAGGCGACGATGAGGAAGAGGTTTTTGACAGCATTGTGAACGACGAAGTGCGCTACCCCCGCTTCCTCTCCACCGAAGCCATCGGCATCATGAGACGG CTGCTGAGGAGGAATCCAGAAAGACGTCTGGGCTCTGGAGAAAAGGATGCCGAAGACGTGAAAAAACAACCGTTCTTCAGG GATGTGGACTGGGAGGACCTCCTTCAGAGGAAGGTCCCGCCCCCGTTCGTCCCGACCATCGTAGGGAAAGAGGACGTCAGCAACTTCGACGTGGAGTTCACGGCCGAGGCGCCTGCCCTCACGCCGCCCCGCGAGCGCCGCACCCTCTCCCGCAAGGAACAGGACCACTTCAAGGATTTTGACTACGTCTCCGACCTCTGctag